The following coding sequences lie in one Deinococcus sp. YIM 134068 genomic window:
- a CDS encoding ParA family protein → MLTLTFFNHAGGAAKTSLALNTGHALAQAGLRVLLIDLDPQANLSAWLGHGLVPDEQTAFGVAVSGDARLPEPLRTHGLSLIPSNLHMALSEGQMMAQEGATLNLRYALEAVQGHYDLVLVDSPPSLGKLAVLAALAADRLVVPVPTRAKGLNGLPGVLAALNTYRRLRPELRVGLFVPTLYDSRNSHDREVLAALRAQLQPLAQPLNYRPATWNDSAGAGEPIGVFAPNSPAAQEVRALAQEIADQTGLKVTVSRG, encoded by the coding sequence ATGCTCACGCTCACCTTTTTCAACCACGCGGGCGGCGCGGCGAAGACCAGCCTCGCGTTGAACACGGGGCACGCGCTCGCGCAGGCAGGGCTGCGGGTGTTGCTCATCGACCTCGATCCGCAGGCCAACCTCAGCGCCTGGCTGGGGCATGGCCTCGTGCCCGACGAGCAGACGGCCTTCGGGGTGGCGGTCAGCGGGGACGCCCGGTTGCCCGAGCCGCTGCGAACGCACGGCCTGAGCCTGATTCCCAGCAACCTGCACATGGCGCTCTCCGAGGGGCAGATGATGGCGCAGGAGGGCGCGACCCTCAACCTGCGGTACGCGCTGGAGGCGGTGCAAGGCCACTACGACCTTGTGCTCGTGGACAGCCCGCCGAGCCTCGGCAAGCTCGCGGTGCTGGCGGCGCTGGCCGCCGACCGACTGGTCGTGCCGGTGCCCACGCGGGCGAAGGGCCTCAACGGGTTGCCGGGCGTCCTCGCCGCGCTGAACACCTATCGCCGGCTGCGCCCGGAGTTGCGTGTCGGCCTGTTCGTGCCCACCCTGTACGACAGCCGCAACAGCCACGACCGGGAGGTGCTCGCGGCCCTGCGCGCCCAGCTTCAGCCGTTGGCCCAGCCGCTGAACTACCGCCCTGCGACGTGGAACGACAGCGCGGGGGCGGGCGAACCCATCGGGGTCTTCGCGCCGAACAGCCCGGCGGCCCAGGAAGTGCGCGCGCTGGCCCAGGAGATCGCCGACCAGACAGGCCTGAAGGTGACGGTGAGCCGTGGCTAG
- a CDS encoding ParB/RepB/Spo0J family partition protein, giving the protein MARRRFDAASTLNALLGPDGAADLTSRDQLRTLALDALFPTPYQPRGEFDAASLSDLAASIRENGVLQPILVRPTERGHEIVAGERRWRAARLAGLTEIPAYIRDLTDDQAAAASAVENLLREDLNPVEEVEAKRRIAALALGVPDEEVMTHLRRLLADPEQDPEGVASLDVAFARLGGEKWQSFLRNKGRVLNLPPDVKAAVRNGLDYRKALAVGTVPDEAERARLLALARGGATVAALTEAARPRRQNAPNEQRRQAVVRSLGQKRFLATLPEERRARVDELLAELDGVLHPQETPTKKGRGKRVR; this is encoded by the coding sequence GTGGCTAGGCGGCGCTTCGACGCGGCCTCGACCCTGAACGCCCTGCTGGGACCCGACGGGGCCGCCGACCTCACCAGCCGCGACCAGCTCCGCACCCTCGCGCTGGACGCACTCTTCCCCACCCCGTACCAGCCGCGCGGCGAGTTCGACGCGGCCAGCCTGAGCGACCTCGCCGCGAGCATCCGCGAGAACGGGGTGCTGCAACCCATCCTCGTGCGACCGACCGAGCGGGGGCACGAGATTGTCGCCGGGGAGCGCCGCTGGCGGGCCGCGCGCCTCGCCGGGCTGACGGAGATTCCGGCCTACATCCGCGACCTCACCGACGATCAGGCCGCCGCCGCGTCCGCCGTGGAGAACCTGCTGCGCGAGGACCTCAACCCGGTGGAGGAGGTCGAGGCCAAACGCCGCATCGCCGCCCTCGCCCTCGGCGTGCCCGACGAGGAGGTGATGACCCACCTGCGCCGACTGCTCGCCGATCCGGAGCAGGACCCGGAGGGCGTCGCCAGCCTGGACGTGGCCTTCGCCCGGCTCGGTGGGGAGAAGTGGCAGTCGTTCCTCCGGAACAAGGGCCGGGTCCTCAACCTCCCGCCTGACGTGAAGGCGGCGGTGAGGAACGGTCTCGACTACCGCAAGGCGCTGGCTGTGGGTACCGTGCCCGACGAGGCCGAACGCGCCCGCCTGCTGGCCCTCGCCCGTGGGGGGGCCACCGTGGCGGCCCTGACCGAGGCGGCCCGGCCCCGGCGGCAGAACGCGCCGAACGAGCAGCGCCGTCAGGCCGTCGTGCGTTCGCTGGGGCAAAAACGTTTCCTCGCCACGCTGCCCGAGGAGCGGCGCGCCCGAGTGGACGAGCTGCTCGCGGAACTCGACGGCGTCCTGCATCCACAGGAGACGCCGACCAAGAAAGGCCGTGGCAAACGGGTGCGTTAG
- a CDS encoding class I SAM-dependent methyltransferase, translating into MSDLPRGAFRRVDETPDEEFYRQPRFVTHIDDTAIAAVTQLYREVLPPGGAILDLMSSWVSHLPPEVEYRRVVGLGLNEAELRGNPRLSAFVVQNLNRDARLPFADGEFDGAGITVSIDYLTRPVEVLRDLGRVLTPGSPVVITFSNRCFPTKAVAIWHSLDSAGHLALVESYLREAGNWHEITSHDRSPRGRGRDPLFAVTARAGSGS; encoded by the coding sequence ATGAGTGACCTGCCCCGTGGAGCCTTCCGGCGCGTGGACGAGACGCCCGACGAGGAGTTCTACCGCCAGCCCCGCTTCGTGACCCATATCGACGACACGGCCATCGCCGCCGTGACGCAGCTCTACCGCGAGGTTCTGCCACCCGGCGGCGCGATCCTCGACCTGATGAGTTCGTGGGTGAGTCACCTCCCGCCCGAGGTCGAGTACCGCCGCGTGGTGGGGCTGGGCCTCAACGAGGCGGAGTTGCGCGGCAATCCCCGGCTGAGCGCCTTCGTGGTGCAGAACCTCAATCGTGACGCCCGTTTGCCTTTCGCGGACGGGGAGTTCGACGGGGCGGGAATCACCGTCTCCATCGACTACCTCACCCGGCCCGTGGAGGTGCTGCGCGACCTCGGGCGGGTGCTCACGCCCGGCAGCCCGGTGGTCATCACCTTCTCCAACCGCTGCTTCCCCACGAAGGCGGTGGCGATCTGGCACTCCCTCGACAGCGCGGGGCATCTGGCATTGGTGGAAAGCTACCTGCGTGAGGCGGGCAACTGGCACGAGATCACCTCTCATGACCGCAGTCCACGCGGGCGGGGCCGGGACCCCCTCTTCGCGGTGACGGCACGGGCAGGGTCGGGGTCGTAG
- a CDS encoding C39 family peptidase: protein MFARWLPLTLLALVGAASAQPASVTLQNIRYERQGPDNCGPVTALTIAGYYGTRITQAQAVRALKDSPRDPQVTSLELAAYLGRFGLRSVIRYAGSPELLRGLLARGIPVVVQQRLSPGSNVAHFRTVYGYRNGEFLTSDPLRGPALRLGTAQMMDLWHFYNGEYLIAYPPSKEADVRAVLGSDFGAANNWRKLRQIGQQNVKASPSDPYHWWGLGKANLRLGNTREAAANFDRAVALGVPTLYYLYRQEAFEAWTQVGQHRKTLTLTQRTLRSFPGSKELVRFRDIARRALGEA, encoded by the coding sequence ATGTTCGCCAGATGGCTCCCCCTGACGCTCCTCGCCCTCGTTGGGGCGGCGTCCGCCCAGCCCGCCAGCGTGACCTTGCAGAACATCCGCTATGAGCGTCAGGGACCCGACAACTGCGGCCCCGTGACCGCCCTGACCATCGCGGGCTACTACGGCACCCGCATCACCCAGGCCCAGGCCGTGCGCGCCCTCAAGGACAGCCCCCGCGACCCGCAGGTGACGAGCCTCGAACTCGCCGCCTACCTCGGGCGCTTCGGGCTGCGGAGCGTGATCCGCTATGCCGGAAGCCCGGAGCTGCTGCGTGGCCTGCTCGCGCGGGGCATCCCGGTCGTCGTTCAGCAGCGGCTCAGCCCCGGCAGCAACGTCGCCCACTTCCGCACCGTGTACGGCTACCGCAACGGCGAGTTCCTGACGAGCGACCCCCTGCGCGGCCCGGCCCTGCGCCTGGGCACCGCCCAGATGATGGACCTGTGGCATTTCTACAACGGTGAGTACCTGATCGCCTACCCGCCGAGCAAGGAGGCCGACGTGCGCGCGGTCCTCGGCAGCGACTTCGGGGCGGCGAACAACTGGCGGAAGTTGCGGCAGATCGGCCAGCAGAACGTGAAGGCCAGTCCAAGCGACCCCTACCACTGGTGGGGACTCGGCAAGGCCAACCTGCGACTCGGCAACACCCGCGAGGCCGCCGCCAACTTCGACCGCGCCGTGGCCCTCGGCGTTCCCACCCTGTACTACCTCTACCGCCAGGAGGCGTTCGAGGCGTGGACCCAGGTCGGCCAGCACCGCAAGACGCTTACCCTGACCCAGCGCACCTTGCGCTCCTTCCCCGGCAGCAAGGAACTTGTGCGCTTCCGCGACATTGCCCGCCGCGCCCTCGGCGAGGCGTAG
- a CDS encoding GAF domain-containing protein — MPSQSGAEAPARSSQNDTAQNDGAQNDDAQNELTLSEHLQNVTEALAAAQTGEAVFRVVLTPALTALNAVAGAVLLVSQDGRWLELADKQGYAEDAQTLWQDGPLDGNVPAGDVLEKREPLFFEQEGDLVRVYPELEARMGGVAAVATAVLPMFLDDRPLGTIILDFREPHHFTREETRFLRTLASQCAVALGRVRLLAGLRESEARFRRLVEVSPVGVAAGDMSGGLILVNDAYLRLLGYTRAELEAGEIDWAALTPPEYREADERAFARALERGVSDPYEKEMWTKGGERLPLAVVLTRYEEGGRPLVVGHLQDRRAQRAAERGLRADKAELERQVAARTAELEAARRTAEVLARLGDALQDAASPEEVAGRSLEWLGPAVGATGMGMVRLEGESVQATAFWGDVPEPIRAFLTRPGLRLPDTPNLLKVARTRRALYFDDYHTTGSPVADFPALSGSAEPIVTPGGTLVGFVLAWRPVGTGAWHGEQRDLLRRAAGTLGLALERAEAASQLTARVRQAEEDARAREAFVAFTEAVGTETDVLALVRRAVEVVRANVEHVSVAYYELEDGELEGGLWRVRVWSEELAPEIVAQLREGVPGDAPNFAEAARSEAGVFVDGWDAGANHVASAASYGAVALVPVAARSRVRSLFTVGTREGRAWTEREKAVVRAVARSLGLALERASVTTHLEAQNAELEARTQALEGFADLTRTLSLRSEPLALIERALTVVLSLLPPGCALFYQKEGDRWQVAARVGDLGTPELQAVVEGGLPVGHTPSLDLPDRTREPLFQDVYDRARDVAPELVSHLRTVSTLPVVVNGGVFGIFNVMVFEERPWSAADRAMLETTVRSLGLAIEGALGVAQLAQRTRELERSNAELEQFAYVASHDLQAPIRAVTSFAGVIERKYGDLLDDRGRLYLRQIVDNGGYMKRLVDDLLTFSRVHTGRGDLLPTDAGDVFDAVARRFQAGGDAAGANLTRDELPLVLADAGQLDQLLHNLISNGLKYHREGVPPHVHVTAQHEGEFWRFAVSDNGLGIEAQYFERIFVIFQRLHGREEFEGTGIGLAVCKKIVERHGGRMWLESTPGEGSTFFFTLPEV, encoded by the coding sequence ATGCCGAGTCAGTCCGGGGCGGAGGCCCCCGCGCGCTCCTCCCAGAATGACACTGCTCAGAACGACGGTGCTCAGAACGACGATGCTCAGAACGAACTCACCCTGAGCGAGCATCTCCAGAACGTAACCGAGGCGCTGGCCGCCGCCCAGACGGGCGAGGCGGTCTTCCGGGTCGTCCTGACCCCCGCCCTCACCGCCCTGAACGCCGTCGCGGGCGCGGTCCTGCTCGTCAGCCAGGACGGAAGGTGGCTGGAACTCGCCGACAAGCAGGGGTACGCGGAGGACGCCCAGACCCTCTGGCAGGACGGCCCGCTCGACGGCAATGTGCCCGCCGGGGACGTGCTGGAGAAGCGGGAACCGCTCTTCTTCGAGCAGGAGGGCGATCTCGTGCGGGTCTACCCGGAGCTGGAGGCGCGCATGGGTGGCGTGGCCGCCGTCGCCACCGCCGTCCTTCCCATGTTTCTGGACGACCGCCCGCTCGGCACGATCATTCTGGACTTCAGGGAACCGCATCACTTCACGCGGGAGGAGACGCGCTTCCTGCGGACCCTCGCCTCCCAATGTGCCGTCGCGCTGGGGCGGGTGCGGCTGCTCGCCGGGCTGCGGGAGAGCGAGGCCCGCTTTCGTCGCCTCGTGGAGGTCAGCCCGGTCGGTGTGGCGGCGGGGGACATGTCAGGCGGGTTGATCCTCGTCAACGACGCCTATCTGCGGCTGCTGGGCTATACGCGGGCGGAGTTGGAGGCCGGGGAAATCGACTGGGCCGCCCTCACCCCACCCGAATACCGCGAGGCCGACGAGCGGGCCTTCGCGCGGGCGCTGGAGCGCGGGGTGTCGGACCCCTACGAGAAGGAAATGTGGACGAAGGGGGGCGAGCGGCTGCCGCTGGCGGTGGTGCTCACACGCTACGAGGAGGGTGGGCGGCCCCTCGTTGTGGGCCACCTGCAAGACCGGCGTGCCCAGAGGGCCGCCGAGCGCGGGCTGCGCGCGGACAAGGCGGAGCTGGAGCGGCAGGTCGCCGCCCGCACGGCGGAGCTGGAGGCGGCGCGGCGCACCGCCGAGGTGCTCGCCCGGCTGGGGGACGCCCTGCAAGACGCCGCCTCGCCGGAGGAGGTGGCCGGGCGCTCGCTGGAGTGGCTCGGCCCCGCCGTGGGGGCGACGGGCATGGGCATGGTCCGGCTGGAGGGGGAGTCCGTTCAGGCGACGGCCTTCTGGGGCGACGTGCCGGAACCCATCCGCGCCTTCCTGACCCGGCCCGGCCTGCGGCTTCCGGACACGCCCAACCTGCTGAAGGTCGCGCGCACCCGCCGGGCGCTGTACTTCGACGATTACCACACCACCGGCAGCCCGGTGGCGGACTTCCCGGCCCTGTCGGGGAGCGCCGAACCCATCGTGACACCGGGGGGCACCCTCGTCGGCTTCGTGCTGGCGTGGCGTCCGGTGGGGACGGGCGCGTGGCATGGGGAACAGCGCGACCTGTTGCGGCGGGCGGCGGGCACGCTCGGCCTCGCGCTGGAGCGGGCGGAGGCGGCGTCACAGCTCACCGCCCGCGTCCGGCAGGCCGAGGAGGACGCCCGCGCGCGGGAGGCGTTCGTGGCCTTCACCGAGGCGGTGGGCACCGAGACCGACGTGCTCGCCCTCGTGCGCCGGGCGGTGGAGGTGGTGCGCGCGAACGTCGAACACGTGAGCGTCGCGTACTACGAGCTGGAAGACGGCGAGCTGGAGGGGGGGCTGTGGCGGGTGCGCGTGTGGTCCGAGGAGCTGGCCCCCGAAATCGTGGCGCAACTTCGGGAGGGCGTGCCGGGGGACGCGCCGAACTTCGCCGAGGCCGCCCGCTCGGAGGCGGGGGTCTTCGTGGACGGCTGGGACGCGGGGGCCAACCACGTCGCCAGCGCGGCGAGCTACGGCGCGGTCGCGCTCGTGCCCGTCGCCGCGCGGAGTCGGGTGCGGAGCCTGTTCACGGTGGGCACGCGGGAGGGCCGCGCGTGGACCGAGCGCGAGAAGGCGGTGGTGCGCGCGGTGGCCCGCAGCCTCGGCCTGGCGCTGGAACGGGCGAGCGTGACCACCCACCTGGAGGCGCAGAACGCCGAGCTGGAGGCCCGCACGCAGGCGCTGGAGGGCTTCGCGGACCTGACGCGCACCCTCTCTCTGCGGAGCGAGCCGCTGGCCCTGATCGAGCGGGCGCTGACGGTGGTGCTCTCCCTGCTTCCGCCGGGCTGCGCCCTCTTCTACCAGAAGGAGGGAGACCGCTGGCAAGTGGCCGCGCGGGTGGGGGACCTGGGCACGCCGGAACTCCAGGCCGTCGTCGAGGGGGGGTTGCCGGTCGGGCACACGCCCTCGCTCGACCTGCCCGACCGGACCCGCGAGCCGCTCTTTCAGGACGTGTACGACCGGGCGCGGGATGTGGCACCGGAACTCGTCTCCCACCTGCGGACCGTCTCCACGCTGCCCGTCGTGGTAAATGGGGGCGTCTTCGGCATCTTCAACGTGATGGTGTTCGAGGAGCGGCCCTGGAGCGCGGCGGACCGGGCCATGCTGGAGACGACCGTTCGCAGCCTGGGTCTCGCCATCGAGGGCGCGCTGGGGGTCGCGCAACTCGCCCAGCGCACCCGCGAGCTGGAACGCTCCAACGCCGAGCTGGAGCAGTTCGCCTACGTCGCCTCCCACGACCTGCAAGCGCCCATCCGGGCGGTGACGAGCTTCGCCGGGGTCATCGAGCGCAAGTACGGCGACCTGCTCGACGACCGGGGGCGGCTGTACCTGCGGCAGATTGTGGACAACGGCGGGTACATGAAGCGGCTCGTGGACGACCTGCTCACCTTCTCGCGCGTCCACACCGGGCGGGGCGACCTGCTCCCCACCGACGCGGGCGACGTGTTCGACGCGGTGGCGCGGCGCTTTCAGGCGGGCGGCGATGCGGCGGGGGCGAACCTCACCCGTGACGAGCTGCCCCTCGTCCTCGCCGACGCGGGGCAACTCGATCAACTTCTTCACAACCTCATCTCCAACGGGCTGAAGTACCACCGCGAGGGCGTTCCGCCGCACGTCCACGTCACGGCCCAGCACGAGGGCGAGTTCTGGCGTTTCGCGGTCTCGGACAACGGCCTCGGGATAGAGGCACAGTATTTCGAGCGCATCTTCGTGATCTTCCAGCGCCTGCATGGCCGCGAGGAGTTCGAGGGAACGGGGATCGGGCTGGCCGTGTGCAAGAAGATCGTCGAGCGGCACGGCGGGCGGATGTGGCTGGAGAGCACGCCGGGCGAGGGGTCCACCTTCTTCTTCACTCTGCCGGAGGTGTGA